The Brassica napus cultivar Da-Ae chromosome C1, Da-Ae, whole genome shotgun sequence DNA segment ACAAGGCAGAGATTCAGACAACAAACACCAAAAGAAAAcacagaattaaaaaaaaaacgcaatCTAGAtttactgcaaaaaaaaaagaaggtattTAATTCATTCCTCCAAACCAAAATCGGAGACACAGGAAGAGCTCATCAAACTTCCAGAAAGAGGTATCAGGTTTCAGACAAGATCACATGTCAACTTTTTTCTGTCTTAATTCAAAAGATCagacacaaacaaacaaaaaggtgagaaacaaaaaaaaatcaaaacatactTCTCCTCAAGGGTGGCGATTTCAGTGAGCATAGCCATTCAATCAAATCTTACGCTTGAACTCTCTCCGACCACCTTTTGTTTCTTCGATGTTATCACAAACACTTTTCTACACGGAAGAGCAAGTATACCAAAATAGACTTCAGACCTGAAACCTGAAACCCGCCACCTGGTATAGAAGCTTTTATAAATAAAGTGTTGGCATAAATTAATTTAGGTGGAATCGAGTGTCCaacttttataatatataaaaagatcaATGGTTCGACCGGTTTAATGCGGAATTTAAAGATTTCTTCATAACCGGTTGTATTCGAAACGGTGTCGTTTTACAGAACCCGAGATCTCTATTTTGTGCGTCTCTCTCTCCATCTTTCATCATCAGCTACCTAAAACTGAATCTCTCTTTCGAATTTCAAACAACGAAGCTCCGCCCAACAGATCTCGCCGGCGTTTCGCAATGGATAATCCTATTCAAGAGGTACCAATTGTTAATGTTGGCTTTTAATTGCGTTTGATGATTACATTTTCGCGAGATTTGGatttgtgattttgtttttttttggtcatggCAGATTCTGGAGAAGCAGCTTCTGACGGTGGCGAAAGCCATGGAGGACAAGCTCGACGAGGAGATCGCGTCCCTTGAAAAGCCTGACGAGGACGATCTGGAGGTGTTGAGGGAGAGGAGGCTGCAGCAGATGAAGAAAATGGCGGAGAAAAGGAAGCGTTGGATGAGTCATGGACACGGCGAGTACACAGAGATCCCTTCCGAGAAAGACTTCTTCGCCGCCGTCAAGGCTAGCGAACGCGTCGTGTGCCACTTCTACCGCGAGAATTGGCCCTGTAAAGTATGAATATTCACAATCTCCCTTTGGATTCAATTAGGTTTCGTTGATTATCTCTCGTGGAAAGATTCATACTTTCGCGGAGTTTCTCACTGTCTTGTATGTTTTGGGGGAAGAAGAGATTTAGGGTTTGCTAGTTTAGCCTTTCCTTTGAAAAAGTTATCTCCTTTTTGTGTTTAGGTCCATGTATGATCTTGACAAGAGATGTTAGGACAGAGACTTGTCTCTTGTCTGTAGCTACTATACATAAagagaaatcttttttttttttgttgttgcaggTGATGGATAAGCACTTGGGTATATTGGCAAAGCAGCACATTGAGACGCGTTTTGTGAAGATCCAAGCTGAGAAAAGTCCCTTCTTGGCTGAGAGGCTCAAGATTGTCGTTCTTCCCACTCTTGCCCTCATCAAGAACACTAAAGTGGATGATTATGTGGTATAGCAACTGGATGATACTACGCTAAAGCAAATTCCCATCTTTTGGTTATTATCTTTTAGAATATGATTGGTTTTCTAATGTTGTTGTTGGTAGGTTGGGTTCAATGAGCTGGGAGGGAAAGACGATTTCAGCACAGAGGATCTGGAAGAGAGGTTAGCTAGAGCTCAAGTCATACATTACGAAGGGGAATCATCTCATAAACCAAAGTCTACTACACAAACCAAGAGGAGCGTAAGGCAGAGTGCTAGATCAGATTCTGACTCTGAATAAATCCCAAGTTTGTAACTAAAGGTTGTCGTCAGCCTTTTCTTGTGTCTCTGTTTCGCTGAAGAGGAATGTATTCATGAGTTGTATGAAACGAGTTAAGTTGTGACTTTTATAATTCGATGCTATTCACTCGTTCTAATATGGTGGATTCTGACATTTTCTTAAATGTTTCGAGCACAATGTGTTGTGTTGGGTGGAAACATGCCTGTGCCGGTACTAGATAGTGAAATTTTGAACGAGAATCCAAATACAACGAGCTAcatcaaactaaataataacgAATGGGAATCTAACACTTAAccttttttggtcaaaccttgcttaattaacttaaaagtttaaaactcCATTCGAGGATGAGGTGTTACAACATAGAAAGGCATCACTAGTCAACGAGTTTGCCATAGCATAAGCACAACAACAAGCAAAGTGAGCATATAAACcatcaaagaaaagaaaagataaggGATCAAATATCGAATAAGATTCGGTGAACATCAAATGACCAACTCTCTGAAAGAAGGTGAGTGAGTTCTTGACGGTTTAACTTACAGACAAGCTTAGAGATACACATTGATATGATCACAACTTGTGCAATCAAAAGGGTTAGACACTCTGCAACAATGCCAGAATGGTCATAAATCCGGGAGGTAAGGCCTTGTAATACCGATGAGTCTTGAGTATCCGAATACAAGCTCATACATAAACTAGTGAAACATAAAACATCCATTGACGACACAGTACTCCCTGCAAAACTATCACCCAAACCAGGTGAAAGATTTTGAAGATAAGTAAGTTCCATAAAGGAAAACACCATGCTATCAAAGCCCAAACTACTTCGGTTCAATGCAAGGAAACATTACAAGTATCCATCTAATCTTTTTCCTCAAGAGACTAAATGTTGTATCTCTGTAAGAGATTAGCATTACAACTACATACCAAACCCAGCCGAGAAAGTTTATTATTCTTCTAAACTATCTAGCCTTGCAAGAAcataaatcaaattaaaaactatAGTTAATGTATCCAACTTAGTAACTGGGTAGATAGTTTACGAACTTAGTAATCTAGGCCCAGTTTACGAACTTAAAGCCCATCAAGCTCTTAAGTCAATGTGTTAGATAGTTTGTTTCACCGGTTGATCGCAAAAAGTTGAAACCGACGGAGAAAAAAGGAAAGGGCCAACATTTGCCGGCGATTCAGATGGAGACGGAGGTCGATAAGGAGATTCTAAAATCTGCCGGAGCTGAGCTTCTTCCCGACGGACGTAAAGGCTTACGAATCCATGACTGGGAGATCGAAACCATCCGCGGCACGATTCTCACTTCTCTCGCTCACGAACAGTACTCAAATCCCTATCTCTCTCACTTTAGTGTCTGTGCATTGCTGTTAGTGTTTGTATCTATGCGTCGTCAATTCGATTGAGAACTGAGTATATGCAGAGGTCTTTCAATGTCAATCATGATTTTGATTGTGTTGGTTTGATTGTGATACAGGTGGGAAGAGAAGCTTAAGACCTCTCACTTACCTGAAATGGTCTTTGGCGAGAATGCGTTAGTGCTTAAACACTTGAGCAGCAACACGAAGATTCATTTTAACGCGTTTGATGCACTTGCGGGTTGGAAGCAAGAAGGGCTTCCACCTGTTGAGGTTCCTGCTGCTGCAAAATGGAAGTTCAGGAGGTAAGAGTTTGTGATGAGATTGAACTTTTTAAAACTCTGCTTTGTACAATTGTTTTGTCTGATACGTTTCTGATGAAATTGCAGCAAGCCGTCTCAGCAGGTGATACTGGATTATGATTACACTTTTACTACGCCGTACTCTGGTAGCGGAGTTGTTGAGAAAGACCAAGAAACGGTTTGTGTTGCTcccatgttcactcttgttctgCTTATCATGCGATAATTAATGAAGTGTTTGTTGATGTATGGTGCTCTTGATGTGGGGCAGGTTGAGGCCAAAGCAAATACTGAGGGGGAAGATAGTCTTAAGTGGGAGAACTGTGAAGAGCAGATTGATTTGGCTGCTCTTTCACTTAAAGAACCTATTCTCTTCTATGATGAGGTTTGTTCTCTACTCGATACAATCACAAAACCTTTACTTTTATCTTTTGTTATATTCTTCTGCGCCTTTTGATGTACTTATTTTCTATTCATTCAGGTAGTTTTGTATGAAGATGAACTGGCTGACAATGGAGTGTCACTTCTGACTGTGAAAGTGGTAAAGAAATCACAAGTCTTTCTTTCCAGtagcattttttttaataatgcttTTGATTTGATACAAGTTGTGTGTTAGTAACAAAGGATAACCTGTTTGTTTTCTTCAGAGAGTCATGCCAAGTTCATGGTTTCTCCTCTTACGATTTTGGGTGAGTCAaaatcaggaaaaaaaaaacactattcaTATGTGGATCTTCATTAACTGTTATGATGCTTTGACTGTCATCACCCATCCGTTGCCTCTTTACAGCTTAGAGTTGATGGTGTGCTTATGAGGTTGAGAGAGACGAGAATGCATTATGTGTTTGGCAAAGGGGAGACACCCACTGTTCTTCGTGAAAGCTGTTGGAGAGAAACAACATTTAAGTCTCTATCTGCGGTTAGTTTTTCTTCACTTTTAGGACAGAACCAAATATTTTCTTACACCAAACTAGAACGACTGGCTGATTATAGACCTAACCATGTTGGATCATCAAACAAAttcataatattttcttatactgCAATGTTTCTATGGTTAGTGAATATAGAAGATCCTGACTCTTGATTATATATATGCAGAAAGGGTATCCAGTTGATTTAGCAGTCTATAGCGACCCAGGCCCCATCAGTCAGAGGCTTCCGGTGATTAAGCAGATAACACAGAAGCTGATGATTCCTCATAAAGTGTAAGCGGTTTATAAAGTTGCAAGTATGAAACACGTACTCAATGGTTACTATGGTACTGGTCGATGTGAGGAGTTACTTAACTGATTCCTGGATTTCATTTTCATGTGAACACTCGAACCGTTTCATGTTTATACTTTCATTGTTCCCAAAATACTTTTCTCATCActgtttagagtttatgattcgTATAACACAAATAAGAGTTATTCCACGTCTGAAAAGGAAAAACGAAACTACACGTGTAaaaatttgttctttaattttatCTCCATTCAGTAAATGATAACCAAACAAAGCTAGTAACATACAAGATGAAACAATGGTTATTCAAAATTATACTGAGAAACttgaagttaaaaaaaacaacaatgtTGTCGTCAAAAGTGGGAAAGACCAAATAATGTATTAAGTTTTTCTGGTTCCTGACGAAACACAACACGACCAATGTGTTCTTCTTGGTACACCCCTTTTTAAAGTCTCCATCTGCTTCAAGATGATTGATGCAACACACTTCGCTCATTTAAGTACCTGCCATCATCAAGGCACAGACAAAAACCTTTGGATCAGAATCAGATCATCagactgaactcatatcagctaTTCAAACTCTACAAAATCATATTGGTGCCATGTAAGTTCTTGATAAGTGTACTCTTTTGGATGGTACACGGATGTCTAAAATTCTCTAATGATCTAAAAGGCGAAGTATAGGTTTGTCATTTCTTAATGCGTTATAACAGAATAACCCACTCATGTATTTAGATGGAGGAGCATGGCGATAAGCTTTATAATGAAAAATCCTTAATTGGATGTCTAAATGGTACTAAAATGAACAAGATGTTATAACGGTATTGGGTCTTATGTTTCAGGTTCCTAAACgttgaaaacaaaaactaaacatGATAGACAAAGAAACCTACAAAAGCAGTAGCACTTCTCTCTTGACAGCAACTGAAAATCCACTTCCATCACCCATCTTTTCCATTCCCTATCAAATCCCAAACCCAATATATGTTCTTAACGagcaaaaatacataattacGAGCGagagaaaaaaagtttttattccaCTTCAAGACGAAAAGAGTAGCACACAATGTTCCAAAATTAAACAAGAAACTCATAACAAGATTAGATTGCTCTTTGCCACAATGAAACCCTAAGAAGAGTAATAAAACTGACAAAAGGAGAGTAATTAGCGATCTTGACAAGTGCGTTGGAAGGTACCGTTAGGGAGTTCGCAGAAAGCTCGCACGTTGAGATTAAGGTGAGAAATGAGTCTCGACGAAGCCACCACGTTGTGCAAAGGCAAGAGAGACTGTGTGCATCCAAGCTCTCCCAAGTTCCTATCCAAGCAACATAAGACTTATAACACTTCCTCTTCTTCGTTTTATTCGACGAAAATCATATCTCAATCTgaattgaatattttcaattctTCTTAAATATGGATTCACACCAAAATGTTCAAGCTATGAAAACCTAAGTTCATTTCATgaatgaataaacataaaaatataatgtcaTTAACAAAACAATGATCTCCAACCATTCAAACTTGAATATCAACATGAGCTTAAGAACTGGTGAAAACCTTGGATTTGTGAATCGGCGGCGAGGCAAAGAGGACTGGGAAGGACGGAGGCGCGGAAGCGTTGCCGGCGGAGGTCGGAGGGACGGAGCTCTAGCGGTGGCGGAAACGAAAGAGCGAGCAGCAGATCCTGCACTGCGCCAAGCCATTGTAATCTTAGCTACTTCTTGCAGAATCAACAGAGTTATCAGATCAAtcccgaagaagaagaagaagactttaAAAGGAGCCCTAAACGAGAGGAAGTGAGAAGACAACTACTGAAAACTAAATGGGCCAATAATTTAATGGGCCTCCTATATACTACTACACCATAAACATAGGCCCATTACATAATAAGTTAgcaagacatatatatatatataggcttGTGTTCTCTAGCTTCAACCGTGAGGTaaggttattttatttttgttgtcaaaaaaattaaaatttaataaagtaataaaatattatttacgttgtcaaaaataaatagtatatattaaattcTTATTCagtgatttttataaaaaacaatttgttacaatttattatattttcaatttccaataaagattaattaaaatttgttattatattttgattattttattattagtttaaatttgCATTCAtactaacaaaataatttttaatttttgatgatatttaaataaacataaattaataattctataatattttttgaatatcatacttcttaaaattattaatttgtaaACAGTATAAACATCTTGTGACataatttaaaactagattctgacccgcgcggtgtttttttcgattttatatacatagatatttcttttatatatttttaacgctaattatatacttatataattattttaaatacaatagttttttaatttacatttataaataatcaGCAGGTATTtttcacttcttattatatatttatcttattgtatttgcatttagttattaaaaaaaattgaatgaaaaaacatatttgcaaattgttttgtatttaatttatgcttaATTCTGACCTGCCTTTCAAAgttggatttctttttaccaatattttttacgtttattcattttagataatatattattgtatatacaaaagtcaAAGATATGTTAATGTTTAGACATGCATTATGTAGTTTGCTAATGTTAAACTGTTCTGTCATCGTATTATacttttaacataaatattttatatttaccatGTTTAGTTCAATATAATAGTAGTATTTAACATgatgattattattataaagtaaataaaaataggataaatttttaaacttttcattatataaatgataactttatatatatataatattaatgcATAAGAATAGTTCATTGCTAATtacgaaattagtgaaaatgtTTACATGAAcgttttgaaaattaagataacagatttattagaatttttaaagtataatatataaattatatttaaaatgaaaagatgtcATGATTAAAGTAGTCACAAAGATTTTATAGTATTAGTTTtaattatacatgtattatatagtttgataatgttaacccgttttaccaacatattatatttttatttttggagtCAGGTTTTTGTTagtttgattatattttttaaatattgaaaatagTGTATAATTAGGATATGCGGgaatctattttaaatatttttacatataaatcTTAACGAATAtgttaacaaaattttgaatactCTGGCActaattattaagatttttaCTCAAGTAATAcggttaaaaaatttaaatattttgctttaatttaggAAAGACAATCtggaattattattttgtatattttataccCATCACTCACTATTTTGCAAGGTGGTTATACAATctgtatttattttgtatattttgaaatattgttagaaaataattaatttataaattgtaaaaaaaagataaatttatatatttcaaattgttTAGTCATATCTTGATTTCAAAAGAGACAATTTTTATGAGAATACTATAATGGTTATAAACATGATTTGTAACCCACTGTGATTTATAAAGTACATCAAACTTTAATGTaagatataagaaaatatattaacaaacaTGTATgtcaaagtaattataaaatacatatttcaTATTCACAATGAGTTGTATGCTTTGGGGACAAAAGATTGGACAATGGCTTGTGCTTTAAGCCTTTAACAACGaaagattaaataaaataaccacTTTAAACATATCATAATGGTTATAAACATGATTTGTAACCCACTgtgatttataaaatacatcaaACTTTAATGTaagatataagaaaatatattaacaaacaTGTATgtcaaagtaattataaaatacatatttcaTATTCACAATGAGTTGTATGCATTGGGGACAAAAGATTGGACAATGGCTTGTGCTTTAAGCCTTTAACAACGAAAGATTAAATAAGATAACCACTCTAAACATATCATATGAAAATTGGTCCTAACTGTTTGTATGAAATACGGTTAGTATAACCACCTTGCAAAACAATTGTTATGCAATCGTTTAGATATAATGGGCCAGATGATGTATACATACAATTAAAGGCTCAACTTTCTAAAGTAAAAcagttatacaattttttagttaattttctaGAAGACagtacattttaaaatatcacacataaATGAAGTCAtgacttttcttttaatataatacTAGATTCTAACCCGCCCTTCAAAGGGCGggtatatattttattgaaaaaattattttacgtaATGAAAagtatgatttaaaaaaaaattatatattttgatttttttttgaactttatctaaaatttatttgtatgaCTTATTTTTGATCTTTTAAATAGGACTTAATTTTTGAAGACTCAAAATAATTCTGACCCGTAttatgattttgtttatttaaccCATTGTTAAACTTATTTCAcactgattttatttttaatattttaatttaaataaaatattttatattttcaacccgctatgtattaataatattatttttgtatgctttaaaatttttctataattttattaaacttagtttatatgatttatttttcattttaaatgaaactatttttaaggATTTGAGATAATTTAGCCTTGCATTATGGTTttgataatttaataatttgttatttcaacttgattttattttagtggtttaatttaataaatattaaataatataaagaataattattaataaataattaatgagtATTGAAATGGTTAAATCTTTAAAGTACTATTTATACCTTATTATTATTAGAGGAACTGCCGtttaacataaaattattattatagataataATTATTAACCCAATTTAAACTAACTGTCATTATTCTACATTATTTTGTGAATTCTAATTTAtacttaatttttcactcatatatataatgtattcgTGAATTCTAGTTAGTATAAATTAGTGTTATGGGTTTCtagaataaagaaaataaaaaggaagGTTATAAATTAAATGCATGAAGTTAGTTATTATTAAtagaatgaataaataattaaacataacatatatgcagtgttttgaaacccgacccggacccgcggttgaaccggtaaatccagtgacccagaaaaaatccggtttggttttgtgaaaaatccaatatttaaaaacccgcaaaaacccgTAAATATCCAGTAAAACCCGGAACCCGATACCGGTTGAAACaccggttgaaccaataaataacttttacttctttttttagtttttaattatttttttagataatgttttatattctaaattttcaaTTAAGAAATTAAGAGCAGCATTATCGCATGGTTTTAGGAcggtttttacccaaaaaacaGGGCGTGGACCaccacaaaaaaagaagaaacgagTTGCAAAAGTCGCAGAAGAGGAAACGTTTGTTCATGGTTTTCTGTATTGTTCGCGGGCCCCATTGACAAGTGGTGGTCCGCGATAGattcgttttttattttttttaatcagacaaaaaaataaataataagaaaccCAATTGGGTTTGTGGGATAAAGATGCTCAAAgtgatgattaaaaaaaagttaggttttcgcttttcagttttatatttgtgatttttagattttgatgaagattttacTATGTCATctgaagaaaatgaaatgaacgatggtagagagaaccaaaattagttgatgtgatttgatgttagtttattttcgttattgacaatttattacaatgattttttacttttggtttattttgtatttaaagtttaatttattatttacattagagatttaaatatttataaactttaaatagtctaaactattttttgatatgttgtatgtcaaatgaaaataaaaatataaaaactaaagttaagtattttctaaatgtttttaaacataaaatatatacatatccaaactattattttattttttaaaaaatatttacaaaatattaaactttagtttctatatttttatttacataggtgatatattattatataataaaattaattcatttattaaccTGCGGTTAATCCGCGGTCGACCCAGTGACCCAGCAacccagtaagtcgtctggttcagtgtccgggtcgggtttaaaaacattgcatATATGTTatgttcctaatttaatagaatagatactgaattgaatttcaaaaaagttactttataataatgaaccaaaaataaatattatttaagatgtCATGTTCTCACCCGTATTAAAAAAAAGGGCAGAGCGAGTGAAAAAAAAAGCAGAGTCGTCGTCTTTTCACCTTCTCCGGCCGCGGCATCTCGCCGTTGGTTCCGTGAGAAGGTGGTTGCATGTTTCTTCTAGTTTTATgctctttttagttttagatgGTCTCAAATCTGAATAGAAGCTTCATGTCTCCGGATTGAAGTGAAGAGATTCAGATCTGGACGCAACAGACATCGATTTTGTCAGAGCTATGGCCTGTGGTGGTTGGCTAATGGTTACCGGCTGTATGGAGAAGAATCGTGTTAAGTAAGGCTTGGGTGGCCTTGCTGTGGTGTGGAGGCGCGTAGAAGGCGCGTGGTGAGTCCTTTCAAAGTCCAATGGCGAGTTTAAGTTGGAATTGGAGGAGGTCAGTGGAGTACAGGcgcagaggaggaggaggcgcaGTCTACAGCAACGATTATCTATTAGCTAACAGTCCGGTTTGTTTCTTGTATGAATGGGTTTGAGTCTCGTCTAGATGTTTGTAGTCATCTGCCTTTATGGTCTGTGTCTTCTAGTTTATGtgttgttttctatattttcatcTTTGGCTCCAGATAGTATTGTTTACTATGCTGGTTACTAGCTCCGGAAGAATCTTTGTTTTGCTGGTTTGATGTATCCTTTGTCCAAGTTTCAATATTAATCCAACAcatgataaaaagaaaagatgtCAACTTAACAGcttttcaattatttatattaatattttgtaaatatgataCTATCTGTATTTGTTTGGCTATTtagagaaaatgtttttttgtcatATGTTTGATTCATTGCTTTTTTTGTCAATGTTTGATTCATTGCTTAAGCCCAAAAGGCTTTTACAAAATGGttttgaaataatcaattaCAAATTTACAACCATAATAAGTCCAACACGTGCTGAAATTAGGTTACTGGTTGTCAAGAACCAAGTGACGTCATCACCGTCGCACCACCATTGTAGGTTTCAGAATTCGTCTTCTCTTCGCAAAACAAATTTGACCATTGTTTTTTAGAACCCGCCATCACACTCTTTAGGAACAGTTCAACTCATGGCAGTAAGCAACCTATTAAGAATAGGGCACCGATTGTTGATAACACATGGCTATATAAGGATCCACCATCACATTCTGATTCGTCATCAACCATCGTCTATGTTTCTGTTCTTCAACTATATGCTTCGTTAATCCTTAAATCAATAAATCGAACTTTGTTGTGAAAGAAATACGTAACTGTTGCTTGttgttacaaaaagaaaaagagatacGTAACTGTTGCtttcaagaaagaaaaacaaaattgtttttattagaCAAATAGAACGTGGTTAGTGCTTTAATAAAATTAGatacatttatataaagataataATAAGTGGTTGAAATAATTGTTGGACCCTATTTTTATCAATGGATCACActgctattttaatagaatagatagatCTGGATTTCTACGGAGCTGCAAAATAGATTGATTGAGAAACTCATACTAGTTATAAAATATCAACTCATAACTCTTTATTACATAAGAAAAGACTTGACtaacaaaaattatttgtgCGTCATGTCCCACACTACAAATTCTCACAACTTCACTTTTGTTATTAGTAAGGACTAATGAGATCTTATTTAACGAGGCTGGATCGGTGAAGGTGGAGGGTGGTCTCTACATAGTGACTGACATAGGCAGTAACGCTTGATCTTACGTAACATGTAGATGTTGTCACAAGtgcaattaaaataattaatcttaGAATTAGGATTTGTCGACATATACTTTGCACACGCTTTCGGTCCACCAACTTTGCAGTTTCCTTCGATATCTTCGAATCTTGTACAAAATTTATCTGGTTCAACCTcctctaataattttatatcaaccacacacacacacaaaaaaagaatGTTAACTGGTGGTCAAAAATATCTAGATAAAAAATTGCAGTGCAACACTTGCGACTTGTGGCAAAAACATTAtcgaaagaaaataaatatagtataCCTTTATGTCTTTTACCATCACTAATTACGAGAAagatgagaaaacaaaaaaatatacaccAAGTAGCAGATCTCATGGTTAAGGATGGAAATGGTGATAAACAATCTTTTACTTGCAGAACACAATAACTTGTGTCTCTCTTGTGACAAGTATTTGTTTTCTACGCAAGCACGCTCGTGAGAAATATACTTAAAACACAGTTAAAAATAGATAATACTATCTTTAGTATATACTTATTTTGAAATAGAATTGTGTAGAATGAGTCGTTTATGAAGATTCTACAAAAATGTgagataaatttaaaataaaatgtaaagaaTGGAATTGAATG contains these protein-coding regions:
- the LOC106397168 gene encoding thioredoxin domain-containing protein 9 homolog → MDNPIQEILEKQLLTVAKAMEDKLDEEIASLEKPDEDDLEVLRERRLQQMKKMAEKRKRWMSHGHGEYTEIPSEKDFFAAVKASERVVCHFYRENWPCKVMDKHLGILAKQHIETRFVKIQAEKSPFLAERLKIVVLPTLALIKNTKVDDYVVGFNELGGKDDFSTEDLEERLARAQVIHYEGESSHKPKSTTQTKRSVRQSARSDSDSE
- the LOC106401802 gene encoding TIP41-like protein — translated: METEVDKEILKSAGAELLPDGRKGLRIHDWEIETIRGTILTSLAHEQWEEKLKTSHLPEMVFGENALVLKHLSSNTKIHFNAFDALAGWKQEGLPPVEVPAAAKWKFRSKPSQQVILDYDYTFTTPYSGSGVVEKDQETVEAKANTEGEDSLKWENCEEQIDLAALSLKEPILFYDEVVLYEDELADNGVSLLTVKVRVMPSSWFLLLRFWLRVDGVLMRLRETRMHYVFGKGETPTVLRESCWRETTFKSLSAKGYPVDLAVYSDPGPISQRLPVIKQITQKLMIPHKV
- the BNAC01G04100D gene encoding uncharacterized protein BNAC01G04100D isoform X3; its protein translation is MAWRSAGSAARSFVSATARAPSLRPPPATLPRLRPSQSSLPRRRFTNPRNLGELGCTQSLLPLHNVVASSRLISHLNLNVRAFCELPNGT
- the BNAC01G04100D gene encoding uncharacterized protein BNAC01G04100D isoform X2, producing the protein MAWRSAGSAARSFVSATARAPSLRPPPATLPRLRPSQSSLPRRRFTNPRNLGELGCTQSLLPLHNVVASSRLISHLNLNVRAFCELPNGNGKDG
- the BNAC01G04100D gene encoding uncharacterized protein BNAC01G04100D isoform X1; the protein is MAWRSAGSAARSFVSATARAPSLRPPPATLPRLRPSQSSLPRRRFTNPRNLGELGCTQSLLPLHNVVASSRLISHLNLNVRAFCELPNGTFQRTCQDR